Genomic window (Parabacteroides sp. FAFU027):
TTCAGACTTGTATTTGTGTTTATACTCTCAATAATCTGCTTTCATCAGTAAGTTTAGCATCTATCCCTATTTATTCTCATCAATCGGAGTGGATTTAGGTAGTTCAAAATGAATTATGATCGTTTTATTGGTTTCTCCCTTTTTTCCATTTACCTTTCCGGGATGAAATTTGGGCAAAAGCGAAACCAACCTCAGTGCTTCTTCATCCAGGTCAAAACCCTGCCGTTGAATAACCTGCGATTTTATGACCGAACCGTCCTTTCCGATTGTAATATTGACTGCAACATCACCACTGACTTCAGCATCTAAAGCTCTTTCCGGATATTTCAGATGATCATAAATGAATTTATTAAGCGCTTTATCTCCTCCTTTAAAAGAAGCGTAATGTGTTTTTTTATGTGTAACTACAATTCCGTAACACATATTTCCTGTAAGCTCTTCATCTAAATGAGATAGATTTAGTGTTTCTGGAATAATGGGCGGATTAGGCGTTCTAATCATCTGAGCCTCTGCTGCTTTTGCTGTTAGTAAAGTAATTCCTATTGCAATTTTCAGTTTGACTAAAGGAGATAGTGTTCGGTTTACAGTTATAGAATTTAGTAAATTGTAAAAACTCGCCAAACACTTGATGATTTGCTTTTGAATAAATAGCTTCGTGTTTTCCATTATTAGATCTTTTATAGCTTTTCTCTCATTGTTGATAAGAAAAGCGCAAATACAAGAACATTTAATCTATCTGATATAGATATCAAAAAAACTTCTTCCCATTTAATTACCCCGGCCATCCACAAGGCCGGGGTAATTATATTCACTAACCTAGTTATCCATCTTATTTCCGCCGGAAGGGATATCACCCTTTACAGCTTTTGTTTCCGGATTGATCATCTCCATCAGCTTGAGACCAAGCAGACCATCGACTGCGCTGCCGCCACTGGTACCATTGGCACCACCGATCAGGATATCCGGGATCAGCTTGATGTTGCCTTTCGATAGCTCTTCGGTAATCTTGTAACGGGTAAAGTTTTCTCCGCCCAACGCTTTTACAGCCAACTCATAAGCTTCAGCCGTAGATTTACCCACAGCTAGGATCTTGCCTGCTTCAGCCGCACCGGTTAGCGAGATTTGTTCCGCTTCGGCAGACGCTTTGAGCTTGATGGCTTCCGATTCCGCTTGCGCACGGGCCTTAGTCGCTTCAGCCTCAGCAAACGCGCGCATCTTGGTAGCTTCCGATTCGGCGCTTACCGCCAGTTTCACGCTGGCAGCATCCCCTTCCGATTTCTTCACGGTCGCATTAGCGGTACGTTCTGCAATTTCCACACTCTGTTGCGCTTTTACGATATCCTTCTGCATATCCGCGATGGCAGTCTCTTTCTCCATCCCCTGACGGGTCTCCTGAGCCTGTTTCTGTGTCTCATAAGTCACTTTTTGTTCCTCTGCAATCTTACGGTCGGTCAGTGTTTTCATCAATGACTCAGGCGGTACGATATCCCCGATCAACGTATCTACAGCGTTGACGTTATATTCGTCCAATACCGTCTTGATATGCGTTTTGGCTGATTCCTGACGCTCTTTACGGGTGCTCAGGAAGGCAATCACGTCACTATCCTGCGCCGAGTTGCGGAAGTAGTTACCAATGGTAGGCTCCAGTACCTGCGAAACCAGATTCACCATGTTACCGAAGCGGGCAATTACCTTTGGCGCTTCATTGGTTGGGACGTGGATGATCTGCGCCACATCAAGGTTGAAAGGGAATCCATCTTTGGAACGCACCGTAATGGTAGAGAGGTTCTTATCCAGGTTGTGGGCTTCACTGCGAGCTGCCGCCCAGTTGAGCACCAGGTTGGTGGTAGGCACCAACTCCACTTTCATGATATATTTATTGATGGGATATTTACCCGGACCAAGAGGTTCCATCCAAACTCCCTTAAAGCCTTTTTCTACAATGTTACCGTGTTTGAAATCACTTCCAGTAAGGTCATTTCCCTCCTGACCGATGTAAGAAATCACCACGCCCACGTAACCGATTGGAATTTCGGTCATCGGGATTTCCTCAATCTGTACCGCCCAGGGATTCAGGTTGTACGAACCTGCCAGAATGACCTGAGGCTGAAGACCGCGGTTACCACCGTTTCGGATAAAAGCGTCAAAGTCCTGGAAGTTGTTGTGGCCTTCCACCAGTTTACCGGCAATCTGTCCTGCTTCGATGGGCTGTCCGTCGAGTGTGGTGACAATTCCCACCATACTCTCCTGGATGCGTACCATATCGGTTACCGACACCTGAAACAGCATGGTGTTGATCCGGTAAGATCCTGCCGTGATATAAGCAGTCTGGCGACCGCGTTGTCCACCATTGATCAGGAATTTCTCTGCATCCTGGTAGTTATCGCACTCCACGCGCTGTGCCAAAATGTTTCCTGTCGGGATTTCGGAACCGTCTTTAGCCAACAACAGACCGATTTTACCTTCAGGAATTACGGTGAAGTCCTCCATCGTTACATCATACTGCCATACCCACATGCCGAAGTACATTCCCGGAGCGAGTGTCTTCGCCTGAAAACCGGCCTCTCCTTTTGTCGCGATGATACGACCGTCCGGCAAATTTTTGTTCTCGCCAAACAGAACGAATTTCTTCGTTACCAAACCGATCTTGTCCTCCGGGACAATGACGGTACCAAATAAAAACCGCAGTACAAACTTGTACAGAACGACTGCCAGAACCAGTGGAATGATCCACCAAAAACTCATTAGAATTTCCATAATAATTGATTGTGTTTAGAATGATATGTATTGAAAATGATAAGTTTAAAAGTTGATTTTCAAATCAAAAGTGATAATACTGTTAAGGTCGGTTCATTAGAAAAGCATTTTCATCCCCATTCCTGAAGGAGTTAAAGCCAGTTTCATCTGCACATTCCTGGAGACTCTGGATTTTATATCCTGATTATAAGTTGCAATGGCTTTACAGTAATGTATTTTAGCTGAGATCTCAATAGGTATTGCGATTCCTATAGCGGCCAGCCCAACAAACACAGGTGCAATGCTGTAGTTTGATTTTGAGTCTTCATTGACAGAATATATTAACAGATCAGTTACAGCAAGTGCGCCTCCTCCGATAAACAAAACTTTAGCCGCATTATCTAAAGATCTGAATTGTCTGAATTCTATGGATGCAGCTTTATTCGAAGAAACTATTTTCTCGATATCAGCCTGACGAAGTATTACTCCGTTTCTAAAATAGACATTTGATTTGTCTATGTTCTTAAATTCAATTGTATCTTTCAATGTTTGACAAGTAACTGAAAAAGAGGGCTGGGACAGTTGGGTATTTTCCGTTTGTTGTGCAAACGTCGGCATGAAGGCCAAAAACACTAAAATAGAAATCAGAATTACTTTCATTATAAATGATATATGATTGATTTATAGATATTGTATTGTTAGAAAAAGAAATAGCTCAGTTCCTATGTTGTAAACTGGCGTTGTGTATTATTCCTCTAATGCCTGTTCCTCATCTTCCGATTCACGTTCTTCAGAGAAAACATAAATAAATAGCCCGACAAGCGCACCACTTAAAAGCCCTCCGATATGTGCGGCATTATCAATTCCGCCTGCTAGCCCTGCAAATAAGTTGAATCCTACAAAGATCAGAATACTTGAGAGGAAAGCTTTACTGAATTCTCTCGGTAACACTTTAAGAAGCATCAGAGAAAGGAATAGACCATATAGGCCAAAGATAGCGCCAGATGCTCCGACACTTACAGTCGCATCATGCCACCAAACGCTGGCAATTCCAGAGATAATCCCTGTAACCATATATACAGAAAGGTATTTCCATTTCCCAAGGAAAGGCTCCAAAAGGGAACCGACAAATAAAAGACTGTACATGTTCATCAGCAAATGCATGATACCTCCATGCAGAAACATATAGGACAGAAGTCTCCAGGCTTCTCCATCTGCAGTATAAGGTCCATAATTAGCCCCCCAGGTAAGCAAGTCTGTACCCTGGAATGTAATAAAGCCGCATCCGTTTATAACCATCAACAGATATATTAAGAAATTCGCAATTATCAGTAATGGAGTAATGAAAAAGCCTTCTTGAGGTTTTAACCACATCAGATATTCAAACATCTCTTTTCGTTGCCTTTTTGTTTGGATATCAAGTCTTCTTTTGTCTGTTTGCTCCAGCTTAACCAAAGAAACCATGAGCAGAAACAACCCCGCCCCTATTCCAAATGAACCGAAAATCCAGGCAAAACGATCTCCGCAACGGGATTCAAATGGTTCATTACTGCCGGTTAGAATAAGCTCTTCTTTATCGCCGGCGTAGGTACCTCGGTGTACTGCTTTGTTATACTCCTTGTGTTCATCCGAGTTTCCAATACGTTCAAAATAGGTATATCCAGATAAAGGCATAGCATTAAATTTGACTATGCTCATCTCAGCAAACTGTTTCGAGAGCCGATCCTTTTCTTCGTTACTGAGACGATTACTGATACGGTCATCAAATTCAATTCCCAGATATGCTCTTTGATAATTCAATAAGGTATCAGCGGCTTTATTACTGATTGGCACAACCACGTAAATATGAATATTGAGATCTTCGTTGTGCTTGCCACTAACCTCATACTTCCATTGAGCTTTAATCCGATTCCTGTCAATATAATACTGCTTAATTGAATAATACCGGGTAGTTGCACTCTTATTAATCAGGGTAGGATATTCTAGGGTAGTAAGTTTACCGGTAGCTCTGACCATATATTCCTGTGCAACAATGGTTGTAGCTGCTATAGCAAGAGCCGCTACCAATATATATAAAGTATCCGGGTCACGACTCCCCCGGTTTAGATTGAGGAGTTTAATTCGTGGTCGTAACCAGATGATTACCGGAATCCAGACAAGCCCCATAGGCAGGAAAAGGTTTGCAATAATTTCTTTAAGTGGAATGATTTGAAGTTCAACGACCAGTAACCAATTCAGAAAAGTATAGGTAAGAATAAAAGCAATTGCAATTTTCAGAAATGGCAGATAGACCAGTTTTAATTTGTGCAGATAAGTGTTCATTGTGTGTTATTGTGATTGTGTGTATGATAATAATGTGATCTGTGATTGAATGAATGAAAATGAATCCGGGCTTTTTGATTCAGCATTGTCTTATGTTGATACCCAGTGTTCATTCGCTATAAAACTTACCCTTCCTCCAACTCGCCGGATTATTGACGATGTAGTAAGCAATCCTTCTGTACTCCTCGTCATCCCTGATAATGTGGTCATGGAAGCGTTCCTGCCAATGAAAAGACATTTTGATTTGCCTGTAGGAGTATAAGTACTCATTGCTTACCGGATTAAACTTACTATCTAACGGAAATTTATCATCAGGTTTCATTACAATTTAAAATACAGCCCTAATTTCAATCCAATCGAAAATGGTTTTATGCTTTTTGTCTGATATGTGCCCAAAACACCACTATACCCTCCATCAACCAGATAGACCTTTTTCGTTTCAGGAGACAGCACATTGTTTAATCCGTAATTAAGATAGCCACCAATATAAAGGTGTTGCTTATCTGACAACTTATAGATTCCACCCAATTCAACAACCGCTGAATAAAGAGCCTTCAGGCTATAATCGCCGTTGAAGGTCGGATGAATAGTAGTAAATCCATGTTGAGGCATATCTGTTAGTTCCGCATCCCATTGAGGATAATAACCACTGGTTACAATCTCGCCACCAGTGGTTTTATAGGTAGTATTTATCGGAAAAGCAACCTTAGCGCCAAAAGTCGATATGATTCCTATTTTGTCACTATACGTGTATTTAAATTGTCCGGTCAAAGGAATCTCTAAATAAACTGAACTTTGATTTTCCTTCCAGCCTCTAATATCGGATTTAAAAATATAAGCATCTCCATCGCTATCTATAGCCGGAGTGGCTTCTAACACGTTAAGTGTTGATGTTGCATTGAATGTTTCTATCCCAAGTCCGGTCTGGAATCCCCATTGACGAGTAAAGAAATGAGAAAAGCCAATTCCTGCCGATATTCCGGTATTTCCTTTTTGTGTTCCGTCCTGAAGAGTATAGGAAAGATTATGAAGTCCCCCTCCCAAGTTTATGTTGAGATAATTCCCCTTTTCTTGTGCATGAATTAAGGTGGATAAAATCAATCCTAAAAGTATGCTGATTCTTTTATTCATTTTTCTGAGATAATAAGTTTATTGATACGAAGGCCCTCCTTCGTGTTATTTAACAACCATTATTTTGAATACATAATCATTCCCTGCAGTGTATAAGTGCCCGATATAGGCACCGGACACCGTAAAATCAAGTTTGTTGATCGACTGAACCGCAGACGAATTGTAAACACATTTACCTTGAAGATCAAACACAGATAGTTTTGCGGTTTTTAATTCTTCCTCTTTTATCCCGTCTAAATGTACGATGCATGATTCTGAAACTCTTACCGGATTAGGGTAGATGTTTACTTTCGAATTCATGGATGGATAAAAAATCTTAGGACAACTGTAAACAGTTTTACCATCAAGAGTTGTCAGCCTGAGTGAATAAATTCCGATTAATCCAAGCGGATCGCAATAAAACTGTTTGGTAGCTCCCGGAATTTCAATATTATTTTTATACCATTGATAGCCGGTAAATCGCTCACTGGAATTATTAAAAAGGAGAACATCATCAAACTTCGAAATGATATTATCATCTGACACATTGATGGTAAATTCAAACGGATAGTCAGGACTTTCTACATTTAGTTCATTTTTCATTTTCAGAGTCCCGATGTATGTTCCGTCAAGTGTACCCTCCGGAATCGGAAATGAAAGAACTGCACTACTGTCTGTCATGGTAAGTGTGTTATAAGTGATGTTTTTCATTCCGGCGCTTAGCGCAGCATTATTGAACGTGATTTTATATTGAGTAGGAGTTCCTGTCTTAATTGTATAAGAAAGGTCCATATCATAACCTTCACACCCAGAACCAGGAGCTGACAACGGTCTTAATGTAACATAATCGGATATTTTAGCATTACTGATAATATAATTTTCAGGAGCAAAATACTTGGTAGCGGCACTACCGGTCAGAGAATAAACAACAGTAATGGTTTTATTTACACCGACATTTGCATTGTCATATTTTGCGGTCGCAGTAACTCCAATATTATTTATATCGGCAGCATCAACACCTTGTAGGTTTCCAAGTTTTGTAATTACAGCCGTTGAATTTCCGTCAACCATTTTGTTATTTATGATGGTCGGAGCCGTTATAGTCAATGGTTTCTGGGTAATTTCCCCGTTAACCGCAACGATTTGATCTGCAGCCCAGGCTGTTGAACAAACTATATTTCCTGAAATATTCCCTGAAGATGATGCCGATGAAGAGATTCTGATATTTACAGTTCTTTCTGTCACATCTCCTGCTATAGGATTAAAACGAAGAACTGTTACAAAACTGGATGCTCCATTTTCCTGGACTTCAAAACCAGCCGGTGCAGTAACAACTAAAGCCGAAGCTAGATTTGTTCCGCTGATTTTAAAGGATTGTGTAGCTGACGCAATTCCTTTCACCGTTTTAAACCCTGATAATGAACGGATTGATGGTTGTAACAAAACCGGATTTGGAGTCTTAAATGAAACTTCATCACCATAATTTGTTCCGGTACTATTTGTAGCATAAGCTCTTACATAATACCGGGTATTAGGTGCTAAATCAAATAAATTATTTGCAAATGCTCCAACGGATGTTATAGATTGTATTGTCTTACTTGACAAGTCAATTGTAGGAGTAGGATTTGTATTCCAGACAACACCACATTGAGTCGGATCATTTGTATCTAAATTACTTAGAATACCATTTCCTGTAGGGGTAACAGATAAAATATTTGTTACATCTTTTGTTATTACGGTTACAGGAAGGCCCTCTGATATATTAAAAAAGTCTTTCCATTGTGGAGCATTGACATATAGTGTTTTTTTACTTTTAGGTACACATAATACACACGCATCATTAGGTACTCCCAGAAATACAGATGAACCTAATGTGATATCAGTAGGATTATTCCCATAGGCGTATATTTCTTTTAGACTACTACAATTAGTAAATGCACCGGAGCCAATAATTGTAACTGAGCCGGGTATTGTTAGAGAACCATTAAATCCGCTACAATCTTTAAAAGAGTAATCATCAATGGTCGTAAGAGCTGAATGAATCACTAACGACCCGGTAAATCCTTTACAACTGTTGAATGAATACTTTCCTATTGATTTTACAATGGATGGTATCATCAATCTACCAGTTAAGCCGCTACAACCAGAAAATGCATAATGTCCTATTGTGAACGGAACAGCTCCCATAAATTTTAACGTTCCATTAAATCCACTGCACCCTTCAAATGCGTGATCTCCGATTTTAGCATATAATTCAAAATCAAATGGGGGAATTATTAAATCTCCGGTAAAGCCACTACATCCCGCAAACGCATTATTATCTATATATCCAATCTTATCCGGTAAAATTAAATTGCCATTAAATCCTTTACAACCGGAAAACACTCCAATATTTATACTAAGCACCGAAGATGGGATCTTTAATGACCCGGTAAAGCCACTACAATTAGAGAAAGCGTTATCATTTATGAATGAGACAGAACTTGAAATAGTTAAAGTTCCATTAAAACCACTACATCCTGAAAAAGCATAGCGTTCAATTCCATAGACAGAAGAAGGTATTATTAATGAACCCGTAAAACCACAACATCCGGTAAAAGTAGCTATATCAATCATTTTTAAAGAGTTTGACAGAACCAAATTACCATTAAAACCTTTACAATCAGAGAAAGCAGATTCTCCAATTGAAGTTACAGATGAAGGTATAATTAATGATCCAGTTATTCCACTGCAATTTTGGAACGAACCTTTTCCGATTTCTGCTAATGAATCCGGGAAAGTTAAAGTCCCATTAAAACCACTACAATCAACAAAAGCTCCTTCTTCTATAGTTTTTACTCTAGCTGGTATTTTTAAGTCTCCGGTAAAACCAGAACAAGCACAAAAGGTTCCAAAATAAATATTAGTTATTGAATCTGGCAGAGTCAGGGTACCATTAAAACCACTACAATAAGCAAATGCACCTCCCCCTATTTCTGTTACTGATGATGGAATATTGAGTGAACCTGTAAATCCACTGCATCCTGAAAACGCACTCGATTTAATTGTCTTTACTGAACTGGGAATAATTAACGTTCCAGTAATTTTAGAGCATCCACTAAATGCTCCAGACCCAATAGTTATTACAGATGCGGGTATATTTAGTGTGCCAGAAAGAGCAGAATAAGCAAAAGCATTTTCACCGATAGATGTTATAGAAGCAGGCAAGATTATAGTCCTTAAACTTGCTTTACCTGTTGTAGGAAATGAATAATATATATTAAAAGCATATTTGGGAATTTCATTTGCCGGATATTCAATAAAAGCACTAGAATCAGCATCTGAATATCCCATTGACCCCTGGTTTCCATAATAATGTTTGACAGAAACATTCCTAATATCAATATTGGCTAATTTGGGCATTTTGTCTTTCATCGTCTTAAAATCCCTCGCATCAATATCTCCAGTAAGCGTCAGGTCTGTAATGGTACTAAGCTCAGTTGAGGTAAGTCGTGTCGATAAAGTTCCGGGGGTTATCACATTAACAGTTTTTGCCACCTGAGCTTGTCCTGAAATATACAGCAACAAGCCAATAAATAGTAAGAGTAATTCTTTTCGTGTCATTATGTGTTATTTCAAAAAATGTAATTCAATAATAAGTTTATTCACCATAAAACCGATCCTTCCTCCAGTTTGCCGGATTATTGACGATGTAGTAAGCAATCCGTCTGTACTCCTCTTCATCCCTAATGATGTGGTCATGGAAGCGTTCCTGCCAATGAAAAACCAGATGATTGGTCGTGGCATACGATTTAACCCCTGATTTAAATCCCCGAATGATAGATCCGAGGTTTCGGGACTGCGGTCCGAATTGATTCATAGAATGCGGTGTTTCCCGTAGAGACGCATGATTATGCGTCTCGTTCAATAATCCTGAAACATTTAGCGCATGATTATGCGTCTCATTGGACAATTCTGATACATTTGACGCATGATTTTGCGTATCATTCAATAATGCGAAATCATCAGACGCACAATCCTGTTCATGAGACACAAAATCTTGCGTCTTATTTGTTTCACACTGCTCATGAGACGCAAAATCTTGCGTCTCTACGGATGAATCACCATTTTTCAGCTCCTTTACCGGTTTATTGATATGAATAATTCCATGCACATGATTGGGCATCACGATGTGTTCGGCCAGTTCCACAAAGGGAAAATGTTGTGGAATCTCTAACCAATATTGATCAGCTATCTGCCCCAATTCGTTCAGTATCATCTTATCCTCCACTATTTTCCCGAAATAATGGCGATGAGCCGCTGTACATATCGTCACAAAATAAGCCCCGTTATTGCCATAATCCCACCATGCAGCACGTGCAGAAGGAATGCGGTATTTCCCGGCAAATTTTTCGTTGTTCATATTCCAATATTTTTCCATAACGGTAATCCATCCATTTCCCCACCCGGTAGAGACGCATGATTATGCGTCTCATAAATATAATTCATCCATTTAAACGCAAGATTTTGCGTCTCATAATTGCAATAACAAACCATCTGAAATGCCATGGATGATATTTGATACACATGAAATGGTATTTGATACGCCTGGTACGATATTAGAGACGCAAAATCTTGCGTCTCTACGGTGCGGATGCGGATGTACTACCTCTTATTTTTTTCATGATTGGCTGCTTATGCGGAATCCTATCTCTTGTTCATCTCCCGGAATTGCTGAATGGTCTCTTCCTTGATCTTCGGCCAAAGGAGTCTGTCAACACTCAGCACGGCTGTGGTATCCGGTTTGTCGCCAAAAACACACGATTAAAGATTTCTATTTGGAGACTCTCTCAAAAAATTGACCGTTATATTTATAGGTTATAAACTGATTTGTAACCTTTAATTTATTGGTCACAACCGGTATTTTGAGTGTTTTTGTATTTTCATCAAAATAGATGAGCTTTACAGGTCTTTCCTTTCTGTTGGCAACTGAGAAAAAATCAAATTCAAAATACAGTTTATTTCTGATCCCGGTTTTGGTTTTAATTAATCTGACTTTGTCATTCAGTTTTTCGTTATCTATACTGAATAACTGGACTCCTTGCATACATCCACTTGAGGAATACTCTGCGTTTCCATAAGCTATATAAACCTTTTTACTTCCAGTTTCTAACGTAAATATTTCAGAATACCAGCAACCAATATCTCCTTCCTGCCTATTCTCGTTCAGACTTTTTGAACAAACCTTTTTATCTCCCTGATACTGACATATACTTTCATAATCTTTCATTGTACCACCCAATTCAGTATCCCATGAATAGATTCTGAATTTCTTATCCGAAGATGTTGTTATGATTAAGTGTGCTTTTTTCAACTCACTAAAATCATAAGCAAGGGTAGAAGGTATTTTGCTGGTATAATTCAATAGTTTATCATAAAATATCTCATTCTCATTATCTAATGAATCCTCTGCACTTATCTTTGCATTTCCAGTAAAATGTGCCCAATAAGATATTTTCGTCAAATGCTTTAACAACTCATTCTCAACAACCTTAAGATTCTGTCCATAAATTGTAAATGAACAAAATACCAACCAAACGATTAGCTTGTTTCTCATATATAAATATCGAATAATCAGATTAAATATTTACATCAATACTAATTCACACCTAAACCCCAATTAAGGATCAGATTCTACGAAAAGAAGCTATTTCTTCCATTCTACAATTTTATAATCAACAATTGCAGAGTCATTTGATAAACTGATAATTAAATCCCGGCCTTTAATAGGATCAATATCCCACCCATAATCCAGATATAAAATATAGCCAATTCGCTTTTCTTTTTTTTTCATCATAAATTTCCGGCTTCCCTAGCAAGCGGATTATTTCAGGATACTTCATTCCTTTATATAAGTAATGATCCATTAAATCCTTAACGATAGGTTCTCTTTGAGAAAAATCAGTCCCATCAAAATTAATCCAGGAATCTTTATCAAATGGTTTATTTCTATTCTTACACGAGACTAAGAACAAGAATAAAATCAATAATGAAAATCCTATTTTACAAAGCCGGCAATAATTTCTTAATCTCATTTATTTTCAATCGAAACATTTGTTCAGGATAAAGAATCTTATTAAGAATTGGATTTTCTTGAAAAGACAAGTCTATCTCCATTC
Coding sequences:
- a CDS encoding energy transducer TonB, whose translation is MENTKLFIQKQIIKCLASFYNLLNSITVNRTLSPLVKLKIAIGITLLTAKAAEAQMIRTPNPPIIPETLNLSHLDEELTGNMCYGIVVTHKKTHYASFKGGDKALNKFIYDHLKYPERALDAEVSGDVAVNITIGKDGSVIKSQVIQRQGFDLDEEALRLVSLLPKFHPGKVNGKKGETNKTIIIHFELPKSTPIDENK
- a CDS encoding SPFH domain-containing protein — its product is MEILMSFWWIIPLVLAVVLYKFVLRFLFGTVIVPEDKIGLVTKKFVLFGENKNLPDGRIIATKGEAGFQAKTLAPGMYFGMWVWQYDVTMEDFTVIPEGKIGLLLAKDGSEIPTGNILAQRVECDNYQDAEKFLINGGQRGRQTAYITAGSYRINTMLFQVSVTDMVRIQESMVGIVTTLDGQPIEAGQIAGKLVEGHNNFQDFDAFIRNGGNRGLQPQVILAGSYNLNPWAVQIEEIPMTEIPIGYVGVVISYIGQEGNDLTGSDFKHGNIVEKGFKGVWMEPLGPGKYPINKYIMKVELVPTTNLVLNWAAARSEAHNLDKNLSTITVRSKDGFPFNLDVAQIIHVPTNEAPKVIARFGNMVNLVSQVLEPTIGNYFRNSAQDSDVIAFLSTRKERQESAKTHIKTVLDEYNVNAVDTLIGDIVPPESLMKTLTDRKIAEEQKVTYETQKQAQETRQGMEKETAIADMQKDIVKAQQSVEIAERTANATVKKSEGDAASVKLAVSAESEATKMRAFAEAEATKARAQAESEAIKLKASAEAEQISLTGAAEAGKILAVGKSTAEAYELAVKALGGENFTRYKITEELSKGNIKLIPDILIGGANGTSGGSAVDGLLGLKLMEMINPETKAVKGDIPSGGNKMDN
- a CDS encoding rhomboid family intramembrane serine protease, which translates into the protein MNTYLHKLKLVYLPFLKIAIAFILTYTFLNWLLVVELQIIPLKEIIANLFLPMGLVWIPVIIWLRPRIKLLNLNRGSRDPDTLYILVAALAIAATTIVAQEYMVRATGKLTTLEYPTLINKSATTRYYSIKQYYIDRNRIKAQWKYEVSGKHNEDLNIHIYVVVPISNKAADTLLNYQRAYLGIEFDDRISNRLSNEEKDRLSKQFAEMSIVKFNAMPLSGYTYFERIGNSDEHKEYNKAVHRGTYAGDKEELILTGSNEPFESRCGDRFAWIFGSFGIGAGLFLLMVSLVKLEQTDKRRLDIQTKRQRKEMFEYLMWLKPQEGFFITPLLIIANFLIYLLMVINGCGFITFQGTDLLTWGANYGPYTADGEAWRLLSYMFLHGGIMHLLMNMYSLLFVGSLLEPFLGKWKYLSVYMVTGIISGIASVWWHDATVSVGASGAIFGLYGLFLSLMLLKVLPREFSKAFLSSILIFVGFNLFAGLAGGIDNAAHIGGLLSGALVGLFIYVFSEERESEDEEQALEE
- a CDS encoding PorT family protein, whose amino-acid sequence is MNKRISILLGLILSTLIHAQEKGNYLNINLGGGLHNLSYTLQDGTQKGNTGISAGIGFSHFFTRQWGFQTGLGIETFNATSTLNVLEATPAIDSDGDAYIFKSDIRGWKENQSSVYLEIPLTGQFKYTYSDKIGIISTFGAKVAFPINTTYKTTGGEIVTSGYYPQWDAELTDMPQHGFTTIHPTFNGDYSLKALYSAVVELGGIYKLSDKQHLYIGGYLNYGLNNVLSPETKKVYLVDGGYSGVLGTYQTKSIKPFSIGLKLGLYFKL
- a CDS encoding leucine-rich repeat protein, whose translation is MTRKELLLLFIGLLLYISGQAQVAKTVNVITPGTLSTRLTSTELSTITDLTLTGDIDARDFKTMKDKMPKLANIDIRNVSVKHYYGNQGSMGYSDADSSAFIEYPANEIPKYAFNIYYSFPTTGKASLRTIILPASITSIGENAFAYSALSGTLNIPASVITIGSGAFSGCSKITGTLIIPSSVKTIKSSAFSGCSGFTGSLNIPSSVTEIGGGAFAYCSGFNGTLTLPDSITNIYFGTFCACSGFTGDLKIPARVKTIEEGAFVDCSGFNGTLTFPDSLAEIGKGSFQNCSGITGSLIIPSSVTSIGESAFSDCKGFNGNLVLSNSLKMIDIATFTGCCGFTGSLIIPSSVYGIERYAFSGCSGFNGTLTISSSVSFINDNAFSNCSGFTGSLKIPSSVLSINIGVFSGCKGFNGNLILPDKIGYIDNNAFAGCSGFTGDLIIPPFDFELYAKIGDHAFEGCSGFNGTLKFMGAVPFTIGHYAFSGCSGLTGRLMIPSIVKSIGKYSFNSCKGFTGSLVIHSALTTIDDYSFKDCSGFNGSLTIPGSVTIIGSGAFTNCSSLKEIYAYGNNPTDITLGSSVFLGVPNDACVLCVPKSKKTLYVNAPQWKDFFNISEGLPVTVITKDVTNILSVTPTGNGILSNLDTNDPTQCGVVWNTNPTPTIDLSSKTIQSITSVGAFANNLFDLAPNTRYYVRAYATNSTGTNYGDEVSFKTPNPVLLQPSIRSLSGFKTVKGIASATQSFKISGTNLASALVVTAPAGFEVQENGASSFVTVLRFNPIAGDVTERTVNIRISSSASSSGNISGNIVCSTAWAADQIVAVNGEITQKPLTITAPTIINNKMVDGNSTAVITKLGNLQGVDAADINNIGVTATAKYDNANVGVNKTITVVYSLTGSAATKYFAPENYIISNAKISDYVTLRPLSAPGSGCEGYDMDLSYTIKTGTPTQYKITFNNAALSAGMKNITYNTLTMTDSSAVLSFPIPEGTLDGTYIGTLKMKNELNVESPDYPFEFTINVSDDNIISKFDDVLLFNNSSERFTGYQWYKNNIEIPGATKQFYCDPLGLIGIYSLRLTTLDGKTVYSCPKIFYPSMNSKVNIYPNPVRVSESCIVHLDGIKEEELKTAKLSVFDLQGKCVYNSSAVQSINKLDFTVSGAYIGHLYTAGNDYVFKIMVVK
- a CDS encoding transposase — its product is MNNEKFAGKYRIPSARAAWWDYGNNGAYFVTICTAAHRHYFGKIVEDKMILNELGQIADQYWLEIPQHFPFVELAEHIVMPNHVHGIIHINKPVKELKNGDSSVETQDFASHEQCETNKTQDFVSHEQDCASDDFALLNDTQNHASNVSELSNETHNHALNVSGLLNETHNHASLRETPHSMNQFGPQSRNLGSIIRGFKSGVKSYATTNHLVFHWQERFHDHIIRDEEEYRRIAYYIVNNPANWRKDRFYGE